A single region of the Drosophila miranda strain MSH22 chromosome 2, D.miranda_PacBio2.1, whole genome shotgun sequence genome encodes:
- the LOC108155120 gene encoding protein O-mannosyl-transferase TMTC4, with translation MKTMSVGLLGQSTALHSMVCQSILVLICLVCYGCGGLSGAEFVFDDTVAIVKNKDVNALPTNWTAIFTHDFWGASLLSSDSHKSFRPLTTLMFHCEYALLGLTAAHMKFLNLLLHCVNTLLMWRLVRSLYVVEINGERWAIISAALFAAHPIHTEAVSGIVGRAELMFGMIHLLCLLLTVANTGKHSPHSICLILTLTAVGMLFKESAVTIPMSCVLMDYFQNGFYHLSLKDQGRILRTRISYIVYILGTSALLTARLWWQNFESPKFKEVDNPIAHNDHILTRVLSQQYLLVMNLWLMLCPHWLCYDWALGCVKLVTSIWDLRLQGVIGFYSILLTALMNFRRLPGMMLGLGLMIIPFLPASGIIRVGFVIAERTLYVPSIGFCLLSIYGFLHWYDYNSHKPFWRTVMQTLLMLLFAVMMVRTRQRATDWLNEDQLFKSALEVCPDNAKVHYNIARLATDTGNNTKAFQHYHYAIELYPEYEAALMNLGNLYREHGQLQTAEKYIRMALQVFPAFPAAWMNLGIVQSAQRKYDQARTSYEKALKYRSNFAVCYYNIGNLYLEQKLYAEALHHWQHAVTLNPRQPKAWANILTMLDNRSLYDDALRISDQALRHLPNEMSILFIRANVLGKLKHYVEAETLYKRVIQLDPHNMLYYSNLGVLYHRWDKVQEAIEAYRTAISINGARATTARENLSKLLKRLEREAQVTER, from the coding sequence ATGAAAACGATGAGCGTCGGTCTTCTCGGCCAGAGCACCGCGCTCCACAGCATGGTATGCCAGTCGATATTGGTTTTAATCTGCCTGGTCTGCTACGGGTGCGGCGGACTGAGTGGAGCCGAGTTCGTCTTTGATGATACGGTGGCGATTGTGAAGAATAAGGATGTGAATGCTCTGCCCACCAACTGGACGGCCATCTTCACGCACGACTTTTGGGGCGCCTCGTTGCTCAGCTCCGATTCGCACAAATCCTTCCGACCACTGACCACGCTGATGTTCCACTGCGAATACGCACTCCTGGGCCTGACGGCGGCACACATGAAGTTCTTGAATCTCCTGCTGCACTGTGTGAATACGCTGCTGATGTGGCGACTGGTCCGATCGCTCTATGTGGTTGAAATCAACGGCGAGCGGTGGGCCATCATTTCGGCAGCTCTGTTTGCCGCCCATCCAATCCACACGGAGGCAGTGTCAGGGATTGTTGGCCGGGCAGAGCTTATGTTCGGAATGATCCATCTCCTTTGCCTGCTGCTGACGGTGGCCAATACCGGGAAGCACAGTCCCCACAGCATTTGCCTGATACTCACCCTCACGGCGGTCGGGATGTTGTTCAAGGAGTCGGCCGTGACCATACCCATGTCCTGTGTGCTGATGGACTACTTTCAGAACGGGTTCTACCACCTGTCGCTCAAGGATCAGGGCAGGATATTGCGTACGCGCATCAGCTACATTGTCTACATCCTTGGGACATCGGCCCTGCTGACGGCTCGTCTCTGGTGGCAGAACTTTGAGTCGCCCAAGTTCAAGGAAGTGGACAATCCCATTGCCCACAACGACCACATCCTCACGCGCGTGCTCTCGCAGCAGTATCTGCTGGTCATGAACCTTTGGCTGATGCTGTGCCCCCACTGGCTGTGCTACGACTGGGCCCTGGGCTGTGTGAAGCTGGTGACCAGCATCTGGGATCTGCGGCTGCAGGGCGTGATTGGGTTCTACTCCATCCTGCTGACGGCCTTGATGAACTTTCGCCGCCTGCCCGGCATGATGCTTGGCCTGGGCCTGATGATCATTCCATTTCTACCCGCCTCGGGGATAATTCGCGTGGGCTTTGTTATAGCCGAGAGGACGCTGTACGTGCCCTCGATCGGCTTCTGCTTGCTGTCCATCTATGGATTCCTCCATTGGTACGACTACAACAGCCACAAGCCATTTTGGCGCACTGTCATGCAGACACTTCTGATGCTCCTCTTTGCCGTGATGATGGTGCGGACACGTCAGCGAGCAACCGACTGGCTCAACGAGGATCAGTTGTTCAAGTCCGCGTTGGAGGTGTGCCCCGACAACGCCAAGGTGCACTACAACATCGCTCGCCTGGCCACGGACACGGGCAACAATACCAAGGCCTTTCAGCACTATCACTATGCCATTGAATTGTATCCCGAGTACGAGGCAGCTCTGATGAACCTGGGCAATCTCTACCGGGAGCACGGACAGCTGCAGACGGCTGAAAAGTATATTCGCATGGCCCTGCAGGTCTTTCCCGCATTCCCCGCCGCCTGGATGAATCTGGGCATTGTCCAATCGGCCCAAAGGAAGTACGACCAGGCAAGGACCAGCTACGAGAAGGCTCTCAAGTATAGATCGAACTTTGCCGTGTGCTATTACAACATTGGGAATCTGTACTTGGAGCAGAAGCTCTATGCCGAAGCGTTGCATCATTGGCAGCACGCCGTGACGCTGAATCCTCGGCAGCCAAAGGCCTGGGCCAACATTTTAACCATGCTCGACAATCGTTCGCTGTATGACGATGCTCTGCGCATCTCGGATCAGGCTCTGCGGCATTTGCCCAACGAGATGAGCATCCTGTTCATACGCGCCAATGTCTTGGGCAAGCTGAAGCATTATGTCGAGGCAGAGACGCTCTATAAGCGTGTGATTCAGCTGGATCCACACAATATGCTGTACTACTCGAATCTGGGTGTGCTCTATCATCGATGGGACAAGGTGCAGGAGGCCATTGAGGCGTATCGTACGGCGATCAGCATCAACGGCGCAAGGGCAACGACCGCACGAGAGAATCTGTCCAAGCTGCTGAAGCGGCTAGAGCGAGAGGCCCAGGTAACCGAAAGGTAA
- the LOC108155121 gene encoding cysteine protease ATG4C isoform X1: protein MPQFFKFSKLRTKRRSSSKSDFVFISPPTTPLQMNYDGLLSKLTEDKLMLFDAGEGAIVEGGRCRQDVPSLPLVEDGAIEEEQAAPIQTIPRTVFAVPRAPSPSPVSTSSANLNLKAESAATATPQRKISTSSRFMNAFSQLYSGGNNSSCGHVEQQQQHHHHSEDPDLAANRTPTKGMESKLVAMWHNVKYGWSGKIRQTSFSKEQPVWLLGRCYHRRFTPPVSMESSTTELPSGADSTPDHATSAFDSIPASSTTASSSLYPSLNPQQIDEIVVPQELGMDAVENQVGEQPWEEGIEGFRRDFYSRVWMTYRREFPIMNGSNYTSDCGWGCMLRSGQMLLAQGLICHFLGRSWRYDSDSQLHSTYEDNMHKKIIKWFGDSSSKSSPFSIHALVRLGETLGKKPGDWYGPASVSYLLKHALEHAAQENADFDNISVYVAKDCTIYMQDIEDQCSIPEPAPKPHVPWQQAKRPQAEAPTKQESHQQHWKSLIVLIPLRLGSDKLNPVYAHCLKLLLSTEHCLGIIGGKPKHSLYFVGFQEDRLIHLDPHYCQEMVDINQEHFSLHSFHCKSARKLKVSKMDPSCCIGFYCATKTDFDSFMESVQLYLHPMRCASGATVDKMTGSQHQQQQASEQTEQPMEMNYPLFSFSRGRCMDHERDEMSDSLYKPLIKQVAALTQELNAGAQLLPPHHGHFDQDQDDSESEEFVLL from the exons ATGCCCCAGTTCTTCAAGTTTTCGAAACTGCGAACAAAGCGACGTAGTTCATCCAAATCTGATTTTGTTTTCATATCCCCCCCGACGACACCGCTGCAGATGAACTATGACGGCCTGCTGTCCAAGTTGACGGAGGACAAGCTGATGCTCTTCGATGCCGGGGAAGGAGCCATTGTCGAGGGCGGACGTTGCAGACAGGATGTGCCTTCACTGCCACTTGTGGAGGATGGTGCCATCGAAGAGGAGCAGGCAGCGCCCATACAAACGATTCCACGCACCGTGTTCGCCGTGCCCCGTGCTCCATCGCCTTCCCCCGTGAGCACATCGAGTGCGAACTTGAACCTGAAAGCGGAAAGTGCTGCGACAGCGACACCTCAGCGTAAAATATCGACGTCATCACGTTTCATGAATGCCTTCAGTCAGCTATATAGCGGCGGCAACAATTCAAGCTGCGGTCAcgtggagcagcagcagcagcaccaccaccataGCGAAGACCCCGACCTGGCCGCCAATCGTACGCCAACAAAGGGCATGGAGTCCAAGCTGGTGGCCATGTGGCACAATGTCAAGTACGGATGGAGTGGCAAGATTAGGCAAAcgagcttctccaaggagcaGCCGGTGTGGCTCCTCGGACGGTGCTATCATCGACGATTCACGCCACCCGTCAGCATGGAGAGCTCGACCACAGAACTTCCCAGCGGTGCTGACTCAACGCCCGACCATGCCACATCCGCCTTCGATAGCATACCAGCCAGCTCGACCACCGCCTCCTCGTCCCTGTATCCCTCACTAAATCCACAGCAAATCGATGAGATTGTTGTGCCCCAGGAGCTGGGCATGGATGCGGTCGAGAATCAGGTGGGAGAACAGCCCTGGGAGGAGGGCATCGAGGGCTTTCGCCGCGACTTTTACAGCCGCGTTTGGATGACCTATCGCCGTGAGTTTCCCATCATGAATGGCTCCAACTACACTTCGGACTGTGGATGGGGCTGCATGCTGCGCAGCGGCCAAATGCTGTTGGCTCAGGGTCTCATCTGTCACTTTTTGGGGCGCA GCTGGCGCTATGATTCGGACTCGCAGCTGCATTCCACATACGAGGATAATATGCATAAGAAGATCATCAAATGGTTCGGGGATAGCTCCTCAAAGAGCAGCCCCTTCTCCATACACGCGCTGGTGCGACTAGGCGAAACTTTGGGCAAAAAGCCAGGCGACTGGTACGGTCCTGCCTCCGTCTCCTATTTGCTAAA ACACGCCTTGGAACACGCCGCTCAGGAGAATGCAGACTTTGACAATATCAGCGTTTATGTGGCCAAGGATTGCACGA TCTACATGCAAGACATTGAGGATCAGTGTAGCATTCCGGAACCAGCCCCCAAACCCCATGTGCCTtggcagcaagccaagcgacCGCAGGCGGAGGCGCCAACCAAGCAGGAGTCACATCAGCAGCACTGGAAATCTTTGATTGTGCTCATACCCTTGCGCCTGGGCAGCGATAAGCTGAATCCTGTTTACGCCCACTGCCTGAAGCTGCTGCTGAGCACCGAACACTGTCTGGGCATCATTGGGGGCAAGCCCAAGCATTCGCTGTACTTTGTGGGTTTCCAGGAGGACAGACTCATCCATCTGGACCCGCACTACTGCCAGGAGATGGTGGACATCAATCAGGAGCACTTTTCGTTGCATTCCTTCCACTGCAAGTCGGCGCGCAAGCTGAAGGTCAGCAAAATGGATCCCAGTTGCTGCATTGGCTTCTACTGTGCCACCAAAACGGATTTTGACAGCTTCATGGAGAGCGTGCAATTG TATCTGCATCCCATGCGCTGTGCCTCAGGGGCCACTGTGGATAAGATGACTGGcagccagcaccagcagcagcaggcgtcGGAACAGACCGAACAGCCCATGGAAATGAACTATCCGCTTTTTTCGTTCTCCCGCGGCCGTTGCATGGACCATGAACGCGACGAGATGAGCGATTCGCTATACAAACCGCTCATAAAGCAGGTGGCAGCTTTGACACAAGAGCTGAATGCCGGTGCCCAGCTCTTGCCGCCACATCATGGACACTTTGACCAAGACCAGGATGATAGCGAAAGCGAAGAGTTTGTGCTGCTGTAG
- the LOC108155121 gene encoding cysteine protease ATG4C isoform X2 produces the protein MNYDGLLSKLTEDKLMLFDAGEGAIVEGGRCRQDVPSLPLVEDGAIEEEQAAPIQTIPRTVFAVPRAPSPSPVSTSSANLNLKAESAATATPQRKISTSSRFMNAFSQLYSGGNNSSCGHVEQQQQHHHHSEDPDLAANRTPTKGMESKLVAMWHNVKYGWSGKIRQTSFSKEQPVWLLGRCYHRRFTPPVSMESSTTELPSGADSTPDHATSAFDSIPASSTTASSSLYPSLNPQQIDEIVVPQELGMDAVENQVGEQPWEEGIEGFRRDFYSRVWMTYRREFPIMNGSNYTSDCGWGCMLRSGQMLLAQGLICHFLGRSWRYDSDSQLHSTYEDNMHKKIIKWFGDSSSKSSPFSIHALVRLGETLGKKPGDWYGPASVSYLLKHALEHAAQENADFDNISVYVAKDCTIYMQDIEDQCSIPEPAPKPHVPWQQAKRPQAEAPTKQESHQQHWKSLIVLIPLRLGSDKLNPVYAHCLKLLLSTEHCLGIIGGKPKHSLYFVGFQEDRLIHLDPHYCQEMVDINQEHFSLHSFHCKSARKLKVSKMDPSCCIGFYCATKTDFDSFMESVQLYLHPMRCASGATVDKMTGSQHQQQQASEQTEQPMEMNYPLFSFSRGRCMDHERDEMSDSLYKPLIKQVAALTQELNAGAQLLPPHHGHFDQDQDDSESEEFVLL, from the exons ATGAACTATGACGGCCTGCTGTCCAAGTTGACGGAGGACAAGCTGATGCTCTTCGATGCCGGGGAAGGAGCCATTGTCGAGGGCGGACGTTGCAGACAGGATGTGCCTTCACTGCCACTTGTGGAGGATGGTGCCATCGAAGAGGAGCAGGCAGCGCCCATACAAACGATTCCACGCACCGTGTTCGCCGTGCCCCGTGCTCCATCGCCTTCCCCCGTGAGCACATCGAGTGCGAACTTGAACCTGAAAGCGGAAAGTGCTGCGACAGCGACACCTCAGCGTAAAATATCGACGTCATCACGTTTCATGAATGCCTTCAGTCAGCTATATAGCGGCGGCAACAATTCAAGCTGCGGTCAcgtggagcagcagcagcagcaccaccaccataGCGAAGACCCCGACCTGGCCGCCAATCGTACGCCAACAAAGGGCATGGAGTCCAAGCTGGTGGCCATGTGGCACAATGTCAAGTACGGATGGAGTGGCAAGATTAGGCAAAcgagcttctccaaggagcaGCCGGTGTGGCTCCTCGGACGGTGCTATCATCGACGATTCACGCCACCCGTCAGCATGGAGAGCTCGACCACAGAACTTCCCAGCGGTGCTGACTCAACGCCCGACCATGCCACATCCGCCTTCGATAGCATACCAGCCAGCTCGACCACCGCCTCCTCGTCCCTGTATCCCTCACTAAATCCACAGCAAATCGATGAGATTGTTGTGCCCCAGGAGCTGGGCATGGATGCGGTCGAGAATCAGGTGGGAGAACAGCCCTGGGAGGAGGGCATCGAGGGCTTTCGCCGCGACTTTTACAGCCGCGTTTGGATGACCTATCGCCGTGAGTTTCCCATCATGAATGGCTCCAACTACACTTCGGACTGTGGATGGGGCTGCATGCTGCGCAGCGGCCAAATGCTGTTGGCTCAGGGTCTCATCTGTCACTTTTTGGGGCGCA GCTGGCGCTATGATTCGGACTCGCAGCTGCATTCCACATACGAGGATAATATGCATAAGAAGATCATCAAATGGTTCGGGGATAGCTCCTCAAAGAGCAGCCCCTTCTCCATACACGCGCTGGTGCGACTAGGCGAAACTTTGGGCAAAAAGCCAGGCGACTGGTACGGTCCTGCCTCCGTCTCCTATTTGCTAAA ACACGCCTTGGAACACGCCGCTCAGGAGAATGCAGACTTTGACAATATCAGCGTTTATGTGGCCAAGGATTGCACGA TCTACATGCAAGACATTGAGGATCAGTGTAGCATTCCGGAACCAGCCCCCAAACCCCATGTGCCTtggcagcaagccaagcgacCGCAGGCGGAGGCGCCAACCAAGCAGGAGTCACATCAGCAGCACTGGAAATCTTTGATTGTGCTCATACCCTTGCGCCTGGGCAGCGATAAGCTGAATCCTGTTTACGCCCACTGCCTGAAGCTGCTGCTGAGCACCGAACACTGTCTGGGCATCATTGGGGGCAAGCCCAAGCATTCGCTGTACTTTGTGGGTTTCCAGGAGGACAGACTCATCCATCTGGACCCGCACTACTGCCAGGAGATGGTGGACATCAATCAGGAGCACTTTTCGTTGCATTCCTTCCACTGCAAGTCGGCGCGCAAGCTGAAGGTCAGCAAAATGGATCCCAGTTGCTGCATTGGCTTCTACTGTGCCACCAAAACGGATTTTGACAGCTTCATGGAGAGCGTGCAATTG TATCTGCATCCCATGCGCTGTGCCTCAGGGGCCACTGTGGATAAGATGACTGGcagccagcaccagcagcagcaggcgtcGGAACAGACCGAACAGCCCATGGAAATGAACTATCCGCTTTTTTCGTTCTCCCGCGGCCGTTGCATGGACCATGAACGCGACGAGATGAGCGATTCGCTATACAAACCGCTCATAAAGCAGGTGGCAGCTTTGACACAAGAGCTGAATGCCGGTGCCCAGCTCTTGCCGCCACATCATGGACACTTTGACCAAGACCAGGATGATAGCGAAAGCGAAGAGTTTGTGCTGCTGTAG